Proteins from a single region of Rhodovibrio salinarum DSM 9154:
- a CDS encoding pseudoazurin, translating to MPIKNTLLATAMLVGLVAAPAAAETIEVKMLNKSETGDFMAYEPASVSIEPGDTVHFTVVDKGHNAQSVDGMIPKEAEGFGGQINEEFEVTFEVEGTYVYKCLPHVYSGMVGVVKVGDASKNLDEVRKKVSDLPNLARKRLKPLLAAEGS from the coding sequence ATGCCGATTAAAAACACGCTGTTGGCTACTGCCATGTTGGTGGGGCTGGTTGCTGCTCCGGCCGCGGCCGAGACGATTGAGGTCAAGATGCTCAACAAGAGCGAAACGGGTGACTTCATGGCCTACGAGCCTGCGTCGGTCTCGATCGAGCCGGGGGATACGGTCCATTTCACGGTGGTCGACAAGGGCCACAATGCGCAGAGCGTTGACGGCATGATCCCTAAAGAAGCCGAGGGTTTCGGGGGCCAGATCAACGAAGAATTCGAGGTCACGTTCGAGGTCGAGGGGACTTACGTCTACAAGTGCCTGCCGCACGTCTATTCCGGGATGGTCGGCGTGGTGAAGGTCGGCGATGCCTCGAAGAACCTCGATGAGGTGCGCAAGAAGGTTTCGGATCTCCCCAATCTTGCGCGCAAGCGTCTGAAACCGCTGCTGGCCGCCGAAGGGTCGTAA